The following are encoded together in the Juglans microcarpa x Juglans regia isolate MS1-56 chromosome 2D, Jm3101_v1.0, whole genome shotgun sequence genome:
- the LOC121250868 gene encoding WAT1-related protein At5g64700 yields MDEKKPYLAVILIQAIYAGMFLLSKAAFNGGMNNFVFVFYRQAAATIFIAPLALFFEWKKVVPLSFVTFCKIFLLSLFGITLSLDIHGMALVYTSATLAAATTNCLPVITFFLAVLLRKEVLKLRTAAGVAKLLGILVCMAGAAILALYRGPQFNLLGHHHHLFGLPKTQESYVHDLSSSKTWLKGCFLFLVSTTLWGLWLVLQAPVMKSYPPKLLFTTLQCLFSSIQSFAIAIAFERDPDQWKLGWNVRLVAVAYCGIVVTGVTYYLQACVIEMKGPVFLAMSTPLALIITMLSSAILLGEIISLGSVLGGILLVGGLYSVLWGKGREQKMNEGSSLTAEVDHIKECSELKEAAAAISKSPPPLLIV; encoded by the exons ATGGATGAGAAGAAGCCTTATTTGGCCGTGATTCTCATACAAGCAATATATGCAGGCATGTTCTTGCTTTCCAAGGCCGCATTCAATGGTGGTATGAATAATTTCGTATTTGTTTTCTATAGACAAGCTGCGGCAACCATTTTCATAGCTCCTCTCGCCTTGTTCTTTGAGTG GAAAAAGGTGGTTCCCTTGTCATTTGTGACCTTCTGCaagatttttcttctctctctatttgG GATCACTTTAAGCCTAGATATCCACGGTATGGCACTTGTTTATACGTCAGCAACTTTGGCTGCTGCAACTACAAACTGCCTTCCTGTCATAACTTTCTTCTTGGCTGTATTACTCAG GAAGGAGGTGTTGAAGTTGAGGACAGCCGCGGGGGTTGCAAAGCTTTTAGGCATACTGGTTTGCATGGCCGGTGCAGCCATCCTTGCCTTATACAGGGGGCCGCAGTTCAACCTCTTGGGCCATCATCATCACCTCTTTGGTCTGCCTAAAACCCAAGAATCTTATGTCCATGATCTTTCTTCTAGCAAAACGTGGTTAAAGGGTTGCTTCCTCTTCCTTGTTTCCACCACCTTGTGGGGTTTGTGGCTTGTTTtgcag GCGCCGGTTATGAAAAGCTACCCTCCAAAGCTTCTCTTCACGACTCTTCAGTGTCTTTTCAGCTCCATTCAGTCATTTGCCATTGCCATTGCTTTCGAAAGAGACCCTGATCAATGGAAGCTGGGCTGGAATGTCAGGCTTGTAGCCGTCGCCTACTGC GGAATAGTGGTAACTGGCGTTACATACTACTTGCAAGCATGCGTTATTGAGATGAAGGGGCCGGTTTTTCTTGCCATGTCTACACCTTTGGCCCTGATAATTACAATGCTTTCTTCTGCAATTCTCTTAGGCGAGATCATTAGCCTGGGAAg TGTTTTAGGTGGGATCTTGTTGGTTGGAGGGCTATACAGCGTTCTGTGGGGGAAGGGTAGAGAACAAAAAATGAATGAGGGGAGTAGCTTAACGGCTGAAGTTGATCACATTAAGGAATGCTCAGAATTGaaagaagcagcagcagcaataTCCAAAAGTCCACCACCCTTATTAATTGTATAA